Part of the Phycisphaerae bacterium genome is shown below.
CTTTCACGTCGGCAGCTTTGAGGCGGCGAGCCTCAAAGGCCCCAAGGAGACCGGCTGGTGCAAGAACCTGCTCGACGACGGCGTCATTGCCACCATTGGCCCGGTAGCCGAGCCGTATCTGAACTCGTTCCCGCAAGCCGACCGTTTCTTCGGCCTGTTGCTCACCGGGCGCTACACCCTTGCCGAGTGCTACGCCTACACGCTGCCGTTCAACTCGTGGATGCAGATGCTGCTGGGCGATCCGCTATACCGGCCGTTTGCCCGCAGCCCGGTGTTGACGGTTGAGGATGTGTATGATCCGCGGGAAATCCCGAGAGCGTTTCGGCAGCGTGCGACCAGTCAGCCTGCCACCGATTCCGCGGACAATAAGTAGGCCGCAACGTCGTCGGTTCTCTGCCGGCCGCTTCCTGATCACTCTTCTCGCAACGTCGGCCCGGCCTGCTCTTGCTCGGCGATCAGCAGGCTCAGTGGGGCAAAGCGGGTCATCGGCACCTCGAAGACGCCTTCCTTCACCGGAATCGGTTCACCTGAAGGCCGCCCCCGCAGATCGCACGGCAGGACGCTTGTGGGCCGCAACCCGTCGGGCAGTTGAACGCGGCAGGGTTGATCGCTGCCGATCTGCTCCCACAGACGCAGAAGCAGCCCGTGGCCGTCGGGGTTCGGTCCTAACGCGGTCACCAGGACGCCCTTGCGCGACAAGGTCAGGCCGGCGCGGGCCGGCGGAAGGGTTCCGGCCTTTCCTTTGACCAGTATTGCCTGGCAATGAACGCGGGCCTCCATCGCCGGAGTGACGAGGGCGTCCTCCTCGGCCGTGCCCGAAATCGGCCACAGACGCACGCGGCACGACCATGCGCCGCCGATCCATTGCACGAAATTCGTGGACCATTGGTTGTTGAACAGATTCACGTACACCATCGGTCGTTTGGGAACGAAATCCCGCGAGAACTTCCACAGGCCGCGCTCGTCGAGGCAGACCAGCGGTGAATCGATCGGGCAGATACCCGCGCCTTTGCCCTTGGGGGCGGTGAGGGTCAAACCGGTGGTCAGCGCATAGACCATGTGGTTGGCCGATGGCTGCACGTCGCGGGCGGGGTCGACGACGCACCCGAGGCGCCCGAGCCGAAACACAGGCTGATCGATCCGTAAAGGCAGGCAAAGCCATCCGGCTTCGGGCCACGGAGTAGCCTGCTTGTCGGAGACCTTCCATTCGAAATCGACGAACGGTAAATCCTCGTAGAGGCGAATCGTCAGACTGACGCGGCCGTTGAAAAGCTCGGACGGCTGAGCAGCGAGGATGATCCGCGTCGAGACCGGACCGTGGTCGATGGTGTGCGAGAAGCGCGGAGGCGAGAACACGCTGTGAGGAACCTGGTCGGCCGGCGGCATTCCGGGTTTGCCGAAGTCGCCTTCGAGCCATGGAGCCTTGCCTCTCGTGTAAACGTCGAGGAATTGCGAGACATCGTCGGCGCCGTAGCGTTCATAGACGAACTGACCAAGCCCGATTCCGTCGATCTCGCCGGCAAGGTTCTGATCACTCTGCTTGTCATAAAGCGAAGTAATGGTTCCGCGCGTCGTATCGATGCGGACGCGCCATCTCGGGTTTTCGACAACCTGCAGAGCATCGAACGAATCCGCCCTTTGCCATGCCGTTTTGCCCGTGGGCGAAACGGTTCCGGCACTGTCGAGCACAAAAGTGCGATAGCCGAGCGGCGGGACCCCGTGGGCGACGAAAGAGAGCTGCTCATCCTTCAGTTCCGCCGGGACAGACCGTCCGGTCTCCAGATCGCGGACCTTGCCCACGGTCGCCTGCGACCACGGCAGACTGACCACGTCATCCCGTGACCACGGCAGCGGGTTGAACACGACGATCCGGGTTCCTTCGACGTTGACAGCGGCGGCCAGTGCCCGAATGCCCTCCCCCAGCGTCGGCCTGATCAGTTCCTCAACTCGACGGATATAGGCTGCATGCTGGCCCCACGACTGTTCAAGCTTGACGAAGGTGCCTTTGTCGTACTCATCCTGCCATGCCTGCCCATAGAGGCGCGGAAACCGCTTGCCGTCCAAGCCCCAGGTGTGCTCGCCGAAAAGGAAGCTCTGCTCGTAAGCCTCAGCGATCGTCCCGCTCATGTCCACGTCACCGACGCGCCACAGGTCAAGCAGCGTGCCGAGCGATTCGGTCGCCCCGATGAGCGGACGCACGCGGCGGGCCAGGCCGCTCTCGACCGGCATCGACATGATCCCGTGAATCCAGGTGTCGGGCATGTCGGCGCGGACGACCGGTAGATCCGGCTTCTCTGCAAGAATGGCATCGGCGAAGTCCGACAGCCGGCCCATGCGGATCTTGACATCGGGCAATTCACTCTTGGCCTGTGCCAACAGCTCTTGTATCTGCTCGGGCGTCGGTGGTCCATGGTTGTCGCCCGTGTGGATCAGGGCCAGCCAGGCGGCGTGCGACCAGTCGGCCGGCGGCGTGAGGCCTGTGCCGTAGGCGGGAGATTGCATGGTGAGCACGCGACTGCCGTCGGGCCCCTCCCACCAGAACAGCACCGGCACATCCGGCGGCGTGCTCAGGCGGTTGCAGCCCAGGTGCAGGAAGGTCACGCCTGCCTGGGCCAGGATCGTGGACAGCGCCCAGGCGTGCGACGGCACGTCGGTCATCTTGGCGTCGCGGGGCAACTCCTGACCGAACTGCCGGGCCAGACGCGACGAGAAACCCATGCCGCGGACGAGGTCTTCGAGTTCGAGCGACTCGGTGTGCGTCGTGCCCGGCAGAGCGTGCCAGACAAGGCGGCTCTCGCGGATCATCGCGACGATGCGCTCACGCCGCGCATCCGTCTGCAGCGGACCGAGAATGTGGCTCAACGGCCAGCCGGGCAGAGTCCACACGAACCGCTGCTCGGGCGGCAGATCTCGCGTCTGGTCGCAAACCGCCAACGCCTTGTCGATCATCGTCGTGCGGTAGTAGTCAAGCACGTTGGACACCAGGTCGGTATAGCCGATGTCGAAATGCGTCTTGCAGACGACGACGACTTCTTTCACCTGTGCCGGCGAGGTTGTCTGGGCGGCCAGTCGCGAACTCGCCATCGAAAGAAGAACTGCTATCAGGCAGAGACGCCGAATGATTTGTTCATCCTTCATCCTTCCGCCTTCATCCTTTCTCAACGAAGCCCGAACCCTTTGATGGCCCCGCAGGCGC
Proteins encoded:
- a CDS encoding DUF5054 domain-containing protein, yielding MKDEQIIRRLCLIAVLLSMASSRLAAQTTSPAQVKEVVVVCKTHFDIGYTDLVSNVLDYYRTTMIDKALAVCDQTRDLPPEQRFVWTLPGWPLSHILGPLQTDARRERIVAMIRESRLVWHALPGTTHTESLELEDLVRGMGFSSRLARQFGQELPRDAKMTDVPSHAWALSTILAQAGVTFLHLGCNRLSTPPDVPVLFWWEGPDGSRVLTMQSPAYGTGLTPPADWSHAAWLALIHTGDNHGPPTPEQIQELLAQAKSELPDVKIRMGRLSDFADAILAEKPDLPVVRADMPDTWIHGIMSMPVESGLARRVRPLIGATESLGTLLDLWRVGDVDMSGTIAEAYEQSFLFGEHTWGLDGKRFPRLYGQAWQDEYDKGTFVKLEQSWGQHAAYIRRVEELIRPTLGEGIRALAAAVNVEGTRIVVFNPLPWSRDDVVSLPWSQATVGKVRDLETGRSVPAELKDEQLSFVAHGVPPLGYRTFVLDSAGTVSPTGKTAWQRADSFDALQVVENPRWRVRIDTTRGTITSLYDKQSDQNLAGEIDGIGLGQFVYERYGADDVSQFLDVYTRGKAPWLEGDFGKPGMPPADQVPHSVFSPPRFSHTIDHGPVSTRIILAAQPSELFNGRVSLTIRLYEDLPFVDFEWKVSDKQATPWPEAGWLCLPLRIDQPVFRLGRLGCVVDPARDVQPSANHMVYALTTGLTLTAPKGKGAGICPIDSPLVCLDERGLWKFSRDFVPKRPMVYVNLFNNQWSTNFVQWIGGAWSCRVRLWPISGTAEEDALVTPAMEARVHCQAILVKGKAGTLPPARAGLTLSRKGVLVTALGPNPDGHGLLLRLWEQIGSDQPCRVQLPDGLRPTSVLPCDLRGRPSGEPIPVKEGVFEVPMTRFAPLSLLIAEQEQAGPTLREE